The following proteins are co-located in the Polystyrenella longa genome:
- a CDS encoding transposase, protein MGYKAEHVVDLEHEIILSATVQEGTASDAGSLLGSLIAAQGNLILAGSEESIEEVTADKGYHSNAAISDCSGFGVRTYIPELELKYERVWADKPEEYERSMTNNRQRMRRSKGKRLQRQRSEKVERSFAHTCETGGARRTWLRGMEKINKRYLLQAASRNLGTLMRSLFGTGSPLGLQGAVWGLFGLYIAVIEWLCGLPGASSRLRSVRTNNRLIKTAHENHRHYLPTSQRIAMFSTGC, encoded by the coding sequence CTGGGTTACAAGGCCGAACACGTCGTCGATCTCGAGCATGAGATCATTCTCTCGGCGACAGTACAGGAAGGGACGGCCAGCGACGCGGGATCGTTGCTGGGCAGCCTGATCGCGGCACAAGGCAACCTGATTCTGGCGGGAAGTGAAGAGAGCATTGAGGAGGTGACGGCGGACAAGGGATACCATTCGAACGCAGCGATCAGCGATTGCAGTGGGTTCGGTGTGCGAACTTATATCCCGGAACTGGAGTTAAAGTACGAACGGGTCTGGGCCGACAAACCAGAGGAATACGAACGGTCCATGACCAATAACCGGCAACGTATGAGACGCAGCAAAGGCAAGCGATTGCAGCGGCAACGCAGCGAAAAGGTGGAACGGAGTTTCGCCCACACGTGCGAGACGGGCGGAGCCAGGCGAACCTGGTTACGCGGCATGGAGAAGATCAATAAACGCTATCTACTGCAGGCAGCGAGTCGAAACCTGGGGACCTTGATGCGGTCGCTGTTCGGAACGGGCAGCCCACTGGGTCTGCAGGGGGCGGTTTGGGGGTTGTTTGGACTTTATATAGCCGTTATTGAGTGGCTTTGCGGTTTGCCCGGAGCTTCATCGCGGCTCAGATCGGTCCGGACCAACAATCGGCTGATAAAAACCGCCCATGAAAACCACCGTCACTATTTACCGACATCCCAGCGGATAGCGATGTTTTCAACGGGCTGCTAA
- a CDS encoding HNH endonuclease, translated as MFCQSDKPFTAEHVIPESLGNDDLVLTGNVCTDCNNHFSKLEALVLQKTSLAFWRAYLGIKTKRGKLPSVNLSQPNREKGVFPSTHPAHDDKIGFTAHEDGSSSVEIDDLRIVNEILDDRRTNFRFVMTPKLLFVFGRFLCKVGIELLCISDQDVARSDQFQRARRFARYGDLGSLWPIFHFTKGQPGDFRKVRVDADGLIKDVDYYGYSLLEVAQRYTLAHLRVGTDNWVVCLNDPFPTPEIRTAFPEYDLQCIWYSPEEVG; from the coding sequence TTGTTTTGCCAATCCGATAAACCATTCACAGCCGAGCACGTGATTCCGGAATCACTCGGTAATGACGATCTTGTGCTCACAGGCAACGTCTGCACGGACTGCAATAACCACTTCAGCAAACTCGAAGCTCTTGTCCTCCAGAAGACGTCACTTGCCTTTTGGCGAGCATACCTTGGCATCAAAACGAAGCGAGGAAAGTTGCCCTCTGTCAATCTCTCGCAACCGAATCGTGAAAAGGGAGTGTTTCCATCAACACACCCCGCGCACGACGACAAAATAGGATTCACTGCGCATGAGGATGGATCGAGTTCAGTTGAGATCGACGATCTAAGAATCGTTAACGAGATACTCGATGATCGACGCACTAACTTTAGATTCGTGATGACTCCAAAATTGCTGTTCGTCTTCGGTCGCTTCCTATGCAAGGTTGGCATCGAATTGCTTTGCATCAGCGACCAAGACGTTGCCCGTAGTGATCAATTCCAACGGGCTCGTCGGTTTGCACGCTACGGCGACCTTGGCAGTCTATGGCCAATCTTTCACTTCACCAAAGGACAGCCCGGCGATTTTCGTAAGGTACGAGTTGACGCGGACGGTTTGATCAAGGACGTGGATTACTACGGGTACAGCCTGTTGGAAGTTGCCCAGCGATACACTCTTGCTCATCTTCGAGTTGGCACGGACAACTGGGTTGTCTGTCTCAATGATCCGTTCCCAACTCCAGAAATCAGAACTGCATTCCCAGAATACGATCTTCAGTGTATTTGGTACTCGCCCGAAGAAGTGGGCTAA
- the repC gene encoding plasmid replication protein RepC, giving the protein MQHISTQTIPFTLSQGGGRIASDRYRHSLAQCDHFRGLAEGTSRYDLLLLVKKVGKLAGFSPRMIQLLDYYMAYTREIDWEEGSRPIVYQSLSRTALDMGVSERQIQKLEQQLFTVGAITWNDSGNHRRFGQRDRTTGRIVYAYGIDLTPLAFLREELEQKLHEKQLRDQAWLETKRQISACRRQIRSLLAEWSLEEGASEHELHAFNARYETIAVQLRTYLDLETLRSLLLRHQSLHEEIMTAMGVGAEDTNPAQETSAEKIASKGSSQNVSKFAHYNYSTQLINNCSPEDLGFQKSEGEPSSPQDIISATGLQHISLSQVLGTASDRFKAYLPLKAGAMDWQDVTEAAYRVREDLSISQQSWGEACELLGRTGAALCVLLTDQANKRSVNPVTKPAGYFRSLINKGRAGELRLHNSIFGLLEQHER; this is encoded by the coding sequence ATGCAACATATTTCTACACAAACGATTCCATTTACTTTAAGTCAAGGAGGAGGACGCATTGCTTCGGACCGCTATCGGCACTCACTCGCACAGTGCGACCACTTCAGAGGATTAGCAGAGGGAACCAGTCGTTACGATCTCTTGCTGCTGGTTAAGAAAGTCGGCAAGCTTGCCGGTTTCTCGCCACGCATGATCCAGCTACTCGATTATTACATGGCCTACACCCGTGAAATCGACTGGGAGGAGGGGAGTCGTCCGATTGTTTATCAATCCTTATCCCGTACCGCGCTCGACATGGGTGTATCGGAACGCCAGATTCAGAAACTGGAGCAGCAATTATTTACGGTGGGAGCCATCACCTGGAATGACAGTGGCAATCATCGACGATTTGGGCAACGTGATCGGACCACAGGCCGGATCGTTTACGCCTATGGGATCGATTTGACTCCTCTCGCCTTCCTTCGTGAAGAACTGGAACAGAAGCTCCACGAAAAACAATTGCGTGACCAAGCCTGGCTTGAAACAAAACGTCAAATCTCGGCGTGCCGTCGACAGATTCGGAGTTTGTTAGCGGAATGGAGTTTGGAGGAGGGGGCTTCCGAGCATGAACTTCACGCCTTCAATGCACGCTACGAGACCATTGCCGTTCAACTTCGCACGTATTTGGATTTGGAAACGCTGCGGTCGCTGTTATTGCGGCATCAATCATTGCACGAAGAGATCATGACTGCGATGGGAGTAGGGGCTGAAGATACAAACCCTGCTCAGGAGACGTCAGCGGAGAAAATAGCGTCTAAAGGTTCATCCCAGAACGTCAGTAAGTTCGCTCACTACAATTACTCCACTCAGTTAATAAATAACTGTAGTCCTGAAGACCTTGGCTTTCAGAAAAGCGAGGGGGAACCCTCGTCACCTCAAGATATCATTTCAGCGACAGGTTTGCAGCATATCAGTTTGAGCCAGGTGCTCGGGACTGCGAGTGATCGGTTCAAGGCCTACTTACCGTTGAAAGCAGGGGCGATGGATTGGCAGGATGTGACGGAAGCCGCTTATCGAGTTCGCGAAGACCTCTCGATTAGCCAGCAGAGTTGGGGAGAGGCGTGTGAACTACTGGGCCGGACGGGAGCTGCTCTCTGCGTTTTGCTAACGGATCAAGCGAATAAGCGAAGTGTGAATCCGGTTACCAAACCAGCAGGGTATTTTAGAAGTCTGATCAACAAAGGCCGAGCCGGGGAGTTGCGACTGCACAATTCCATCTTTGGACTGCTGGAGCAGCATGAGCGATAG
- a CDS encoding toprim domain-containing protein, giving the protein MNYDRRSELEEFKRVNLSIIASSYGYEINRKKSTRHSVLMANGADKIIISQNGDHYIFCSVHNLGSGTAIDFIQTVIEPGCSLGRVRQLLRPFLNQSYLTTIQQSYTGKYAAEIRPSETDLIAVAARYSKFDPIAQPHSYLCHERGIPFELLQSPRLRDQIRHSPKGGSIAFPHWGYEAGKEKSERCLVGYEIKGPNVNMFSKGGRKALWMSTALKGDHTLAVAESGLDALSYLALQGTEGTRVASISGKMNPEQPKLLRMAIERMTENSHIIAAFDNDPGGDELTERLQVIVSKTGRRDLEFKDVRPPARGSDWNQVLVQDALKAGRIQTTGPSLGL; this is encoded by the coding sequence ATGAACTATGATCGCCGCTCGGAACTGGAGGAGTTCAAACGCGTGAACTTAAGCATCATCGCCAGTTCTTACGGGTATGAAATCAACCGTAAGAAGTCCACACGACATTCGGTGCTGATGGCAAACGGTGCGGACAAAATCATCATTTCCCAGAATGGAGATCACTATATCTTCTGTAGCGTGCATAATCTGGGAAGCGGAACGGCGATTGACTTCATTCAGACCGTGATTGAGCCAGGTTGTTCTCTGGGCCGTGTGCGGCAATTGCTCCGTCCTTTCCTGAACCAAAGCTACCTCACTACGATCCAGCAATCTTATACTGGTAAGTACGCGGCAGAGATTCGTCCCAGTGAAACCGATTTGATTGCAGTGGCCGCCCGGTACTCCAAGTTTGATCCTATCGCCCAACCACACTCCTATTTGTGTCATGAGCGAGGAATTCCTTTTGAGTTGCTCCAAAGCCCACGACTGCGGGACCAGATACGCCATTCCCCTAAAGGAGGATCGATTGCTTTTCCCCATTGGGGCTACGAAGCGGGAAAAGAGAAGAGTGAACGCTGTTTAGTCGGGTATGAAATCAAGGGACCCAATGTGAACATGTTTAGTAAAGGGGGCCGTAAGGCCCTCTGGATGTCGACGGCACTTAAAGGTGATCATACCCTGGCGGTGGCCGAAAGTGGGCTAGACGCTCTTTCCTATTTAGCCCTGCAGGGAACAGAAGGAACCCGAGTCGCTTCGATTAGTGGGAAAATGAATCCAGAACAACCGAAACTACTCCGAATGGCCATAGAACGGATGACAGAGAACTCCCACATAATCGCCGCCTTTGATAATGATCCAGGAGGGGATGAGCTCACGGAGCGACTGCAGGTAATTGTTTCTAAGACGGGACGTCGTGATTTAGAATTCAAAGACGTTCGTCCTCCAGCACGAGGCTCCGATTGGAATCAGGTACTCGTTCAAGACGCCTTGAAAGCTGGGCGAATTCAAACCACCGGTCCGTCGTTGGGGCTATAG
- a CDS encoding DUF1883 domain-containing protein has translation MNFLHYEVDLSTGDVVEVTLDKQANVRVLDEGNYSRYQRGEQHTYYGGLAKESPVRIASPHAGHWHVVIDLGGYAGTVQASVRVVRGSNV, from the coding sequence ATGAATTTCCTCCATTACGAAGTAGATCTATCCACGGGTGACGTTGTCGAGGTGACCCTCGACAAGCAGGCGAATGTACGTGTACTGGACGAGGGAAACTACAGCCGATACCAGCGTGGCGAACAGCATACTTACTACGGTGGTTTGGCAAAAGAGTCTCCAGTTCGGATTGCGTCTCCACATGCTGGACACTGGCATGTTGTCATTGACCTCGGCGGCTACGCTGGCACCGTCCAGGCTTCAGTTCGCGTCGTAAGGGGGAGCAATGTTTGA